The following nucleotide sequence is from Salmo salar chromosome ssa08, Ssal_v3.1, whole genome shotgun sequence.
ATTTGAACAATGGGTTAATGTGGATATGTATCAGTCTTCATTGGTTATTGACATGGCTTGTTTCTGCTGGTGCAAAAAGGTATGAAATCAGGTCATTTAATCGATTAACAACTACTTAAATTCTGGAGTAGTATTTTTCTCATGGACCTAATGGGAAgaataaaagtaaaagtacatTCTGATTGACAAATGCATAAAAAGTGGACATGAAATGTACATGAAGTTCGGCTTTTGCAAATGTCACTCAATGTAACCTGTCTATACTGTGTTATTTGAGGTTTAGGATAGATAGCTAAGATCCTCCATTTAGGCCTACCTTTTCCTATTCTGATGACCCCCCTCTTCCATTCGCTGGGGATCTGGGAAAAAAAGTATTCAGCACTATCACATTTTCTTGTCAACAGAAAAAACGTCAGAAAGCAAATTCAGTTGATGTGGAGCAGAAGACAAGAAAGAAGGAGAGTGGcacttcatccccctctccaatTCCATCTGACCGTTCTGAACGGAATGCCTCCGTCACCTCTGACCCTTCACCCTCTGAccaactctcctccctccatccaccttCCTCTCCTGTTAAATGTTCCTCTCAGCCTTGCTCTCCTGCTAAACAGCCCTCTGTACCCCGGTCACCTGCCAAACACCCTTCCCCAGTGAAATCCTCTCCAGTGGTGTCCCTCCCTAGTTCTCCCTCTCCTACCAACCCTCTGGACTGTCATGGAGACACCAGCCATGAGGGCACAACAGTCAGGTAATTCAAACAAAAAGTACAGTGCCATCCTAGAGTCTCTTTAGAGAGTTGGGTTTAGAGCTACAAGACCAGGGCCAGTGTTTATCAAGAGTATGagtgctaatctaggatcaggtcctctctGTCCATTGTAGTCTGatttattatgatctaaaagTCAAATATGATCCTAGACCAGACTCCTACTCAGAGACACTTGAAAAACACAGTCCCAGAAAGTTATTTTCCTCAAACTGTAGTTTTAGGCTCTTCTGACCACATCTAGTGGATAAAGAGAGTACTAACCTATTGCCCTGGTCTACTTGGTACACTGCATTTATATGGACAGCAATACATGCGTAACTACTCACTCAGACTGTGTTTATTTACAGTATAGTATTTAATAGAGAGACTGCGTAGAGTGATACGATCTCTGTTTTGGAGGCTTTAGACCTGTTTCACTCCTTCCTCCAGACCTCTGTCTCTTCTGGACCACTCTAGCCCAAGGCCCCAGAGGCCAGTCTCAGCCGCCAGAAGCATGACTCTTCCCAGGGCCAGCTCAGCCACCAGAGGGTCAGAAGAGACCCAGGGGGCCAGAGGAGAACGGGGGGCACTGGTCAACATGGAACTTCTtgggtaaacaacaacacaccacaaatgCATTGAATATAAGTTCTTTATTGTTTAGAGATCAATGTCTGATATACTATGGGGATAGGGCTTACTATCAAGCATGTCAGTTTTATTAGATATTTATAAACCCATGAATTATGGCAATCTTGGTCTAAAGGACATCCACTTATCATTTATCCACgaccaagatggctgccattaTGATCACTTTATAGAGTTATGAAGGTTTATGACATAGGCCACTCTATGTGTCTAGGATATTGTATCTCTATGTGTGTACTGATGGCTGCTTCTTCTTCACAGGTTGCCTAACATTGGCAACACTTGCTTCCTTAACGCCACCCTGCAGTGCCTCCTGGTCCTGCCTTCCTTCTCAAAGGAAATCCTGCACCAGGAACAACTCTGgagctcctcccccttctccaacCTGCTCATGTAAGGGAAGGATCAAAAGCAGACACTCCCCCACACAACCATTATTTGTGGTCTTAAAGTAAAGAAGGGACACACTCTTTTCACGCCACTTCTATAGAAAGTGATtgtcgtagcaggttaggagagcattttcactaatcctaacccttttcctaaccttaaccacttcATATTCTGCTGTGTATTGTATTTTTGGTTTGTTTTCCAGTTTCTTTTTGATCAAATCTTCATAACCAAGAGGAACAACAATGACACAATGATTATGATGTAGGCATTTGTAAGCCAATTTGGAAAGTATAGAATGACTACATTGCCCATAATGCTCATTGACTGAACATTCCACACTACCGTGGGAAATTTGGTAGCTTTTTAAAATGCTCTGGAATTGAGAGTAGTATCCAAACCAAATATCTTAGGAGAATAAtcaacacatttttgttgttttgcttCATTATCCGTCCTCAAAGGTGAAATTGCATTGAATTGAATGAATAATTTCTAATGATGAGGTGCCGTTAGATAAAACATATTTGGATATAATCATCTGCCTCTTTAGGCGTAAGCCAGTAGGTTGACACCATCCAGTCAGCTGCTaatttactctctgtctcccctaccgGTGTCTGTCTGATGTGTACCGTTCGAGTCTACCTGACAGTGGAGCAAACCAGGCCTCAAAAGCAGACCTCATGTGGAAGGTCAAGTACTCCTTGTCGGGATATGATTTGAAATATCTGGGGGACACGCAACAGGTAACTGAGGCACTACTCTCTTGTGTACGTGCGCTTCTTTTGCAAGGGTTGATTTTATCTTCATCATTTGCTTTTATCTTGGTATGTTTATTTCTCTTCCTCATCATAGGACGCACACGAGTTACTTGTGAACATGCTGTGTCAGCTGAAGGAGGAGGGCATGATATTGAAGACACTCGGGGTGAGCTATACCTGCCCTGTATCCCAGCTGGAGTTCCAGCTTGTGTCGGTGCGAACATGTACCAGGTAAGAGCTCCCATTGGTTGTAATGTATCTACTGAGAACATGATCGTTCTACAAATAATATTGCAAAACACATGGCATAAAATAAACATTGTAGACACCTGAAACAGAAACAGACTTGATGCATTTTACTTCTCTTTGTCCTGCTTCTGAAGCTGTGGGCGCGAGTCGTCCACCAGAGAGGACTACAACCACTTCTCATTGGACTTAAGCCCTGAGCGCACCTTGCTGAGTAGCCTAGCACTCACTTTCAAAGTCAGCACTTAGGGCTCAGACCTGCATGTAGAGACTAACACCCAGGGCAAGCTGCCCACTGCCTCAGAATACGCTATCTTATTATTGTAGTGGTATCATTCATTTTGTAATGCTTTTGTTTCTAACCCAGGGTGAAAAGGTTGAATTCAAATGTGAGGGCTGTAAAGGACTCCACGCCACAAAGTTGGAGCTTttccacacactgcctctgtgagTTGTCCCTTTATAACCTCTCATAGGACTAGCAGTGTTTAATGAAATGAGTTGTCATTGTGTTCTGAGCCTGTAGGAGTGGTTACCTTCCTGAGCAGGTTGTAGGACTTAGGGATGAGCACCACCCAACACATTTCACTCATCTGTTATTTTGTTGACTGGTTTCATCATCTATCtgttcatctctcttcctctctgtctctgggcagtGTGCTGGTTCTGCATCTGAAGAGGTTTGGAGGACCTGGGGGGTTGGAGAAGCTGGAGGCTCCTCTTTTATTTCCTTCGGAGCTGAGGCTCTCCACCCTCTGTGGGGACATGGTGCCACACCTGCACAGTGCCAGCCCACAGGCCCTCACCAACCTGGCCCCCAGCATCCAGGGGTCCATCCCCCAGACCCTCACCAGCCAAGTCTCCAGCCCAGCTGGAGAGGCCAAAGACAGCACCCTCTGCTGTTCAGGTAGGTCATGACACCATAACACTATTCTTGCTCCAACACCACACAAACCATCCACTCCCAAAACGGTCCTGCTGACAGAGAAGCTGGAAGCTGCAATTTAAAATGTTTCTCAGACATCTTTAGTGATGTATTGGAGCTGTTTTAGTCCAGAGCATTTCAGACAAGTGACCACGTTTTCACAGCTCTTCATATGTATATTTGACCCCTCAGATTCAAATGACCAGGAACCAGAGAAAGTGCTGCTGACAGCCTCAgtggtgagaagagagagagagagagagtgaaaccaGTGAAAAATAAGttatgacagaacactgagatagTTATGAGGAGAACACGATGTAGTAGACCTCCTGTAGTAGACTagtactgtagtagactgtagacagtgtgGTGGACTGTAGAGGAAATGACAGTCCCATGATCACATGTGTTTTCTTACAGAAGCAGCATCCAGTGAAGTCAGTGAATGGATACTACCAGCTGACTGGTGTAGTCTCTCATTTGGGAGGCTCCGCAAACTCCGATAAGTAAATAccttaaaacacacacatgcagatgcACAATACATATGACATCAGATGAATTCCAAATCACTCCCTTCTCCTCAGCTCTTAATTTGCATGTTCACGTGTGCCTCTGCCGTATACACAAGCATCCCAAAGCTGAGGGAGTGAATATTATCGAGGCTGAAGGcgagggatcatcaactagattcagcctcgAGTCCATTTTATTTCTTAGCCAGATGGGCCGGGGTATGGAACAAAATTACAAATTATTTGTAGACCGCAAATTGACCATAAGAAGGGCAAACAGATATTATATTTGactcatttcaaaccttgcttacatttgtgtaCAATCACATATATCTCTTTAttgtgcgtgggaatactttgaaacagatttccaaaatgatcatcacttggagctgatttgctgctttttttttgtcttttaacaattacattttatttgttcaGAAAacatggggggccaaataaaatcacccttGGGCCAAATTTGTCCCATGGGCCACCATTTGGGGAACCCTGGTGTAGGGAATAATTAGACCCTCCAATAGCCACTTCGGCCAAGCGTGCAAGACTGCAGGCTTCAGAGTGAAGTGTCAACCCGACAAGCACTGCAATATGTTTAGAGTTTGCGCAGTTTAATTCAAAAGAATGGAGAGGCATGCCTAATTATATGCTACGCGTATTTGTTTAtctctgatttcaaaacttgacacATGTAACAGATAAAATATCTCCCAAATTAACTGTTTAACTGTTACAACACACTCTATTACCCACAAAagcctgacctttgacctctagtCTGTCTTCCTTGTTCCACAGGACACTACATTAGTGACATCTTGAATGCCAGTGGAAACTGGTTCTGCTGTAACGACAGCCAGGTGTCAATGTCCAATGAAGCCACTGTGCTGAGGACCAGAGCCCGGAGTGCCTACATGCTCTTCTATATGTTCAGGTACTGCTTTCTCTCACCATCTATATTCTTGTGTTGCTATATATGTGTACGGTTCCTTTCACCCTACAGGGCAAGAGAGCGGGAGGCCCCAGCACACAGGGCCTAACTGGGCCACCTGCACCAGCCCCAGCCTAAACGGGGGCAGCACCTGGACCGGCCTCCAAACACTCAGACATGCCTCAACAGGGGTAGTACCAGGCCCAGCCTCAAAAACCCCAGCCCAGCCTCAACATGTGAAGAACCAGGCCCAGTCTCAACATGGACAGAACAAGACCCAGGCCCAACACCCTCAGACCTGCCTCAACAGGTGCAGCACTCGGCTCAACTTCAATCTTGCGGCTCAAGGGAGACTTGCTCTTCATCAGTAGCATGAACATTCTTTCAGTAGCTCATGTCATAAATGCCTGCCCTTGATTTGACTACTTCACCTAATGTATAAAGCTCATGTAAAAAAACATATAAAGTATACACACTAAATGTAGTACACATGTAAATGTGGTGGAGAGAGTGTGTGATTATTTAGAGGGTATAACATCCCTTCTATTTGGTTTGGTTTGAAATCCTCCTGTTGTGAAATACACTGTGGTGTATAACTTCTTATTCAGCATGGTCAGACTGGATGACCTGCAATATTCAACATTGATCCAGGTCCCCAGCATGTCGGGAGATGACTTGTGTATGCCATGCAATCTTAATAAAGATAAACACATTTaagatgactcccaccagtcttattgtgataatataatacatgttatgactcccaccagtcttcgtttggtaatataatacatgatatgactcccatcagtctaagtttgataatataatacattatatgactcccaccagccttagtttgataatatactacatgatatgactcccaccagtcttagttttataatataatacattatatgaCTATATGTCATGCTATATGATGTACGTGTGAATTTACAGGGTCACAATTTTGGATCTGCTAAAATAAATTTGGATCCTGTTAATtgacatatacactacatatatCCTGACCGAGTTTACAGCACCACCAGCCTTCAAATGGAGAACACATTATGGATCTCACTCTGTGACTGGTGGTGGAGGGGGAAGTTGTCCCTAaacactgatcttgggtcagttttgtatTTCCACCACAAATGGttcaggttaggattgggggagagaaacctgatcctagatctgtggctaGGGGAAACTTCCCCCCAGAGTGTGACCGGCCACCAACGGCCATATAGGGATCTTTCTATCTGTGCTGTCTGTGAAGAGTTACTCAGAATGAAAATGCAGAAGTTCTGAAAATATCTCCATAGTTTCAGTTTGACAGATTTAAGAGAATAGAAAGAAGAATTTAAAAAACTTCACCTGTTTAATGACAAGAAGTTCATATTTCCACCCTGTCTTTTAGTACAGCATAACATATACATACTGGTTACATCTAATGACACAACTCTCTCTGCACTGATTCCACTGTTCCACATGACATCTACCTACATGAACTATTATACAACTCTATAGCTCTACTCTATTCCACAGGAGGAGAGAAAGCATCACACAGATCCTTAGATACAGGGACAGAGTCAAAGGTGGCCCTCTGGTTgacgtagtactaactacaggtacatctgtagtgttggtgacaggtagtactaactacaggtacagctgtagtgttggttacagagacctgggtggatgtagtactaactacaggtacagctgtagtgttggtgacagagacctgggtggatgtagtactaactacaggtacagctgtgaTGTTGGTGACAGatacctgggtggatgtagtactaactacaggtacagctgtagtgttggtgacagagacctgggtggatgtagtactaactacaggtacagctgtagtgttggtgacagagacctgggtggatgtagtactaactacaggtacagctgtagtgttggtgacagagacctgggtggatgtagtactaactacaggtacagctgtagtgttggtgacagagacctgggtggatgtagtactaactacaggtacagctgtagtgttggtgacagatacctgggtggatgtagtactaactacaggtacagctgtgatgttggtgacagagacctgggtggatgtagtactaactacaggtacagctgtagtgttggtgacagagacctgggtggatgtagtactaactacaggtacagctgtagagttggtgacagagacctagGTGgacgtagtactaactacaggtacagctgtagtgttggtgacagagacctgggtggacgtagtactaactacaggtacagctgtagtgttggtgacagagacctgggtggatgtagtactaactacaggtacagctgtagtgttggtgacagagacctgggtggacgtagtactaactacaggtacagctgtagtgttggtgacagagacctgggtggacgtagtactaactacaggtacagctgtagtgttggtgacagagacctgggtggatgtagtactaactacatgtacagctgtagtgttggtgacagagacctgggtggacgtagtactaactacaggtacagctgtagagttggtgacagagacctgggctCAGTTTCCCAAAAGCATATTAAGACTAAGTTCATCTTAGAACAATAGGATCCTATGGTATTAATGATAGACTTAGACTTAAGATGCTCTTGGGAAACCGGCCCTGGGATGTAGAGCTCACAACCACTCCCACAGAGTCCCACTGAGCACATTGACACACCCACGTTGCCTGCCGTGTCCACTACCACCGTCTCTACCTTCTTTGAACAGCAGGTAGCTTTGTAGGCCACCCGGGTCACATTCTTGGCCCTGGGGCCCACCTCTGTAGAAGTGTTGAGGGTCCTGTTACCCTGGCATAGGTTGACTAAGACGATGCCCGTCTCTTTGACATCTTCGGTTAGGTTGGCAGAGAGCTGCCAGTTTGTGGATGCTGCATGCTAATGGTAAGTCAGAGGAGACCACTGAGGTACAATAACAACTGGAGACTGCGTCCAAGATGTCCGCCCGTTGTTATCAAGGTAATCATGTTGGCATAATCAGATCTATGGGCGTCTATATCCCGGGTGCATCTGGTTTACACAGCCCAACATCACATGTTCACTAGCACTCAGTGCACAGGGAAAAGTGTTAGCAGCAACAATGTCATTAAGTCATCCAAAAACATGCCAGACATTGGatgaatataaaatgttttttaaaaatcgGCCTCAACAACAAATATTTCAATAATTCAATGGctgttttgtgcacaaatgtgatgACTAAAGTGTCTTATTTGGAATTTTCTAATTTCGATTCTCAATATGGCCGTGTTTGGAAAATTGTCTTTCTGGGCCGAGCCTCCGTTAAACTGCAGTACCTAAACAAAACTATTGGAGTAATCGAAACGTTGGAGGAGAAGCCTGGTAGTCCGCACTGGGAGAAGAAAAATCTGTCAcctggagagaggaaggaagggaaggagaagggaggggagaggggagagagagagcaagagctaATGTAGCTGATAACAACTGGTAGCTTACAGCAACCAATTCCGTTCAAATCAGTggctgtgagggagagaggatatgaaAAAAGGAGGCCTTTTTAGAGTTTTGAAACAAGACACTTACTTTTCTGACAACAGACAGGGTTACATCCGTCCTGACGGGATGCTGACGGGCGCCATGAGGCTCACCGTACCGTTGGCTGCACCGCCCCTAGTCACTATGGAGATGCTGGCAGGGAAGGAAGAAGTGAATCTGCGATCGTTGGTGGCTCGGACAGTAAAGGTTCCTCAGGTTCAGTTGGCCGTGTCTACGCTGAAGGGGACTGGTGGAAAACTATGGACAAATCACAGCTTAGACTCTGATGGGTTAAGTACTAGTagtattgataaatgaggcctcaAGGCTCTGTTGGTACagtcctgtctactgtctgtccagTTTTTAGTCTTGGTCGAGATGTAGTATCAACCTTCaaaatcatctctctccctctgtagctggtctctctcttcagttAGGGTGTTGTAACTGATCTGTAGCTGGTTTCTCTTCAGTTAAgttgttgtaactggtctctctcctcaggcaggttgttgtaactggtctgtggCTGGCCTTTCTGCAGATGTGTCGTGGTGCTGATCTCACTGTTCCCCCAGTGTGTCTGCACTGATGTAGCTATCCACTATCCTCTCCTCCATTTCACCTCTGTCAAACCTTATTGGTCATATCTGGCTTGGTATAGATGGACTCAGACATTTTCGACAATGTTTtctgactacagctacagtgTCTTAAAGCAGAGTTTctcaaactcagtcctggggcccCCCTTAGTGAACATTTTGGTTGTTGCCGTAACACTACACAGcttattcaaataaccaactcatcatcaagctttgatgattcaaatcagctgtgtagtgctagggtaaaAAACTAAACGTTCCCCCAGAGGAGGCCACCAGTACCGAGTGTCTGAGTCCAAAGCTGGTTATAGTTGGGGACAGTTTCTTCTTCTATTCACTTTTTTATCTGATTCCTGAGTAACTTCCTGGTCTACTGGGGGAAGTTCTGACCACATACTGGGAAGCaccacaaacataggcacagacacatgcatacacactgtggcacacctcttcaaagttaggagcgtttgtcacaaattaagtgggaaactgtcaccaaagtcagcccagaatgaaagttctttcgaacatgacagtacctgtgtgtttgtttcgctgtccaggtccacccaggccgcaggtaaggtcaaggatagcagggttcggtacacaaatctggttctcggtaggtccaggtctaaacacCAACAgataagtccaaaacagtccagctcgtacacggtaaatccagccaatgtagattgtctctttctctatggttcatagatccttcccgccctctctctctctcttcctggtttttcttgaccttttatctgtgggtcggctccaccttctgagggttccccttgctcctgggaattgtagttttggcagtcggccattttgtgatctgtagttctgatcggggtggccattttagtgatcgggcagagcccgtttattagttctgccctcacatatctgccatttatcactcgacccccttctttgccacaacaCCCACAccttaacatacacactatacacacacgtacacatggaatttgtgttgtagatatgtggtagtagagtagggacctgagggcacacacttcatGTGTTGGGAAatctgtttttaaaattgtataactgccttaattttgctggaccccaggaggagtagctgatgccttggcaggaactaatggggatccttaataaaccccaggaagagtagctgctgccttgccaggaactaatggggatccataatgaaccccaggaggagtagctgctgccttggcaggaactaatagggatccataataaatacaaaaacatagaccagacacacacaccctctaataTGGTCTCTTAATACTCTATATCACTGATTAACATATTGGATGTATACAtcttgttggggctagggggcagtattttcatggccgtataaaaaacatacccgatttaaactggttactactcttgcccagaaacgagaatatgcatattattagtagatttggatagaaaacacgctgaagtttctaaaactgtttgaatggtgtctgtgagtataacagaactcatatggcaggcaaaaacctgagaagattccaagcag
It contains:
- the LOC106599466 gene encoding ubiquitin carboxyl-terminal hydrolase 37, which encodes MWKVKYSLSGYDLKYLGDTQQDAHELLVNMLCQLKEEGMILKTLGVSYTCPVSQLEFQLVSVRTCTSCGRESSTREDYNHFSLDLSPERTLLSSLALTFKGEKVEFKCEGCKGLHATKLELFHTLPLVLVLHLKRFGGPGGLEKLEAPLLFPSELRLSTLCGDMVPHLHSASPQALTNLAPSIQGSIPQTLTSQVSSPAGEAKDSTLCCSDSNDQEPEKVLLTASVKQHPVKSVNGYYQLTGVVSHLGGSANSDKTLH